The following are encoded together in the Gadus chalcogrammus isolate NIFS_2021 chromosome 2, NIFS_Gcha_1.0, whole genome shotgun sequence genome:
- the LOC130399008 gene encoding histone H3, whose amino-acid sequence MARTKQTARKSTGGKAPRKQLATKAARKSAPATGGVKKPHRYRPGTVALREIRRYQKSTELLIRKLPFQRLVREIAQDFKTDLRFQSSAVMALQEASEAYLVGLFEDTNLCAIHAKRVTIMPKDIQLARRIRGERA is encoded by the coding sequence ATGGCGAGAACCAAGCAAACAGCACGTAAGTCTACCGGTGGAAAAGCACCAAGGAAGCAGCTTGCAACTAAGGCTGCACGTAAGAGTGCCCCGGCCACCGGTGGCGTGAAGAAGCCCCATCGTTACAGGCCCGGTACAGTCGCGCTGAGAGAGATCCGTCGTTATCAGAAATCCACCGAGCTGCTGATCCGCAAGCTGCCCTTCCAGCGCCTGGTGAGGGAGATCGCCCAGGACTTCAAGACCGACCTCCGCTTCCAGAGCTCCGCTGTTATGGCTCTTCAGGAGGCAAGTGAGGCTTATTTGGTTGGTCTTTTCGAGGATACCAACTTGTGTGCCATCCACGCAAAGAGGGTGACCATCATGCCCAAAGACATCCAGCTAGCCCGCCGTATCCGTGGTGAACGCGCTTAA
- the LOC130398869 gene encoding histone H1-like gives MVEVAPAAPAAAAAAPAKATKKKTAVKAKNAGPSVSELIVKTVSASKERSGVTVPSMKKALAADGYNVEKNNSRVNTTIKALVLKGTLIQVKGAGASGSFKINKEVKAKKPEVKKAAAPKAKKPAVKKPAAAKKTTPKKVKKTAVKKATPKKVKKPVAAKKVAPKKVVKSPKKAAKPVAKKTPVKKATKPKTVKKAAPKKK, from the coding sequence ATGGTTGAAGTCGCACCTGCTGCtcccgctgctgccgccgctgctccGGCTAAAGCAACAAAGAAGAAGACCGCGGTGAAGGCGAAGAATGCCGGACCAAGTGTCAGCGAATTGATCGTCAAAACCGTGTCTGCCTCCAAGGAGCGTAGCGGGGTTACTGTGCCATCGATGAAGAAAGCCCTGGCTGCCGATGGCTACAACGTTGAGAAAAACAACTCACGCGTCAACACCACCATCAAAGCTCTGGTTCTTAAGGGAACTTTGATTCAGGTGAAGGGCGCCGGAGCTTCGGGGTCTTTTAAGATCAACAAGGAGGTAAAGGCGAAGAAGCCAGAGGTCAAGAAGGCAGCTGCCCCTAAAGCCAAGAAGCCCGCAGTCAAGAAACCCGCCGCTGCCAAGAAGACTACCCCAAAGAAGGTCAAGAAAACTGCTGTCAAGAAAGCTACCCCGAAGAAGGTGAAGAAGCCCGTCGCGGCCAAGAAGGTGGCGCCCAAGAAAGTTGTCAAGAGTCCTAAGAAAGCGGCTAAGCCCGTTGCTAAGAAGACCCCGGTGAAGAAGGCAACCAAGCCCAAAACAGTCAAGAAGGCAGCCCCAAAGAAGAAGTAA